In one window of Eggerthella guodeyinii DNA:
- the rplU gene encoding 50S ribosomal protein L21, producing MYAIVKTGGKQYKVAPGDKLNIEKLDAAVGDKVELEAICVVDGAKVEADPAKAAATKVTAIILEQFKGEKQLVFKFKKRKNYKKLRGHRQQLTRVQIESVGSAKADKPAAKKAAKKDEAEKKPAAKKAAEKPASEDAE from the coding sequence ATGTACGCAATCGTAAAAACGGGCGGCAAGCAGTACAAGGTCGCACCCGGCGACAAGCTGAACATCGAAAAGCTTGACGCCGCCGTGGGCGACAAGGTCGAGCTCGAAGCCATCTGCGTCGTCGACGGCGCCAAGGTGGAGGCCGACCCCGCGAAGGCAGCCGCGACGAAGGTCACCGCCATCATCCTCGAGCAGTTCAAGGGTGAGAAGCAGCTGGTCTTCAAGTTCAAGAAGCGCAAGAACTACAAGAAGCTGCGCGGCCATCGCCAGCAGCTCACGCGCGTCCAGATCGAGTCCGTCGGCTCGGCCAAGGCTGACAAGCCGGCCGCCAAGAAGGCTGCGAAGAAGGACGAAGCTGAGAAGAAGCCGGCCGCCAAGAAGGCTGCCGAAAAGCCCGCGTCTGAAGACGCCGAGTAA
- a CDS encoding glutamate-5-semialdehyde dehydrogenase, with protein sequence MVEETVREHVRRVAEEARAASGALAQTSAEERNGALAAMASALRAHARAIVEANGRDMDAARAAGTKESLLDRLMLDEGRVEGIAAALEDLVALPDPLGAVQQRRTLYNGIELTRVSVPLGVVAVVYEARPNVTADAAGICLKSGNAAVLRGGSMAAASNEIMAKVLHDAAVEAGMPRGCIGAVTVPDRAAADELMQLHGVVDVLIPRGGAGLIRHCVEASKVPVIETGTGNCHVYVHASADFEKARAIIVNAKCRRLGVCNAAETLLVDEAAAEAFLPAALAELAERGVTLHADERAAAVAAKHGTPTVPADESDWETEYLAADLAVRVVDGVDEAIDHVNRYSTKHSEAIVAEDEGAVEAFLARVDAAAVYANASTAFTDGAEFGLGAEIGISTQKLHARGPFALDALTSYKYVLRGSGQVRA encoded by the coding sequence ATGGTTGAGGAAACGGTGCGGGAGCACGTGCGGCGCGTCGCCGAGGAGGCGCGCGCGGCGAGCGGGGCGCTCGCGCAGACGAGCGCCGAGGAGCGCAACGGCGCGCTGGCCGCCATGGCCTCGGCGCTGCGCGCACATGCGCGCGCCATCGTCGAGGCGAACGGCCGCGACATGGACGCGGCGCGCGCGGCGGGCACCAAGGAGAGCTTGCTCGACCGCCTCATGCTCGACGAGGGCCGCGTCGAGGGCATCGCGGCGGCGCTCGAGGACCTCGTCGCGCTGCCCGACCCGCTGGGCGCGGTGCAGCAGCGGCGCACGCTGTACAACGGCATCGAGCTCACGCGCGTGAGCGTGCCGCTCGGCGTGGTGGCCGTCGTGTACGAGGCGCGCCCGAACGTGACGGCCGACGCGGCCGGCATCTGCCTGAAGTCGGGCAACGCGGCGGTGCTGCGCGGAGGCAGCATGGCGGCGGCCTCGAACGAGATCATGGCGAAGGTGCTGCACGACGCGGCGGTGGAGGCGGGCATGCCCCGCGGCTGCATCGGCGCCGTCACGGTGCCCGATCGCGCGGCGGCCGACGAGCTCATGCAGCTGCATGGGGTGGTGGACGTGCTCATCCCGCGCGGCGGCGCGGGGCTCATCCGCCACTGCGTGGAGGCGTCGAAGGTGCCGGTCATCGAGACGGGCACGGGCAACTGCCACGTGTACGTGCACGCGTCGGCCGACTTCGAGAAGGCGCGCGCCATCATCGTGAACGCGAAGTGCCGTCGTCTGGGCGTGTGCAACGCGGCCGAGACGCTGCTCGTGGACGAGGCGGCGGCCGAAGCCTTCCTGCCCGCGGCGCTCGCCGAGCTGGCGGAGCGCGGCGTGACGCTGCATGCCGACGAGCGCGCGGCGGCCGTCGCCGCGAAGCACGGCACGCCCACGGTGCCCGCCGACGAATCCGATTGGGAGACCGAGTACCTCGCGGCCGACCTGGCCGTGCGCGTGGTCGACGGCGTGGACGAGGCCATCGACCACGTGAACCGTTACTCCACGAAGCACTCCGAGGCCATCGTGGCCGAGGACGAGGGCGCCGTCGAGGCGTTCCTCGCGCGCGTCGACGCGGCCGCCGTGTACGCGAACGCGTCGACGGCGTTCACCGACGGGGCAGAGTTCGGCCTGGGTGCCGAGATCGGCATCTCCACCCAGAAGCTGCACGCGCGCGGCCCGTTCGCGCTCGACGCGCTCACGTCGTACAAGTACGTGCTGCGCGGCTCCGGGCAGGTGCGCGCGTAG
- the polA gene encoding DNA polymerase I encodes MPKKIAVIDGNSLMHRAYHAVPQTMNAPDGRPTNAVFGFVAMLLKFIDIANPDALICAFDAGRPAFRMEALEQYKAQRPPMDDDLKVQFPIVEELLEAMNVPVVRIKGWEGDDVLGTIAARDEELGYETLLVTGDKDAYQLATDKTRIVTTKKGITDVAIYGPAEVLERYGVRPDQFIDFLGLKGDSSDNIPGVPGIGDKTAAKLLQTYGNLEGIYEHVDDLKGKQKEKIVDNKDMAYLSREVATIVRDLDFPLDLEACSFPSFDSDKVTEAFKNVQFNAHLSRVLKLVGKELEKKAAPLVVEPVVSGPEAQALVDAAIARGETVGVAFIEPEQVSLFNAGLHGAVNTSEGTAVFEDDEGREAFARIVRAGSFAALDVKREVHRIYPADTAEAALVEDAELMGMRAFDLGLAGYVLNSSVSEYSFDALLDAYYGGVLPETKDEAGAVAAQAAAARMLVGPLTDALGRDESKRAYFDIDLPLVAVLAIVERTGAAVDCDRLAELGATTQAELDELRARIIEIAGEEFNLDSPKQLAHILFEVLGLRTLRKNQRGYSTDAAVLKELSNDHELPALVLRYRELAKIKSTYIDALPRMRADDGRVHTSFNETVTTTGRLSSSEPNLQNIPVRTEFGRQIRECFVPLEEGHAFLSADYSQIELRLLAHLSNDEHLVAAFCSGADFHAATASRVFGLPVEEVGPGLRSRAKAVNFGIVYGQQAFGLSQSLGIPFSEAKEMIERYFEAYPGVRSYLDDAVAQAKEQGFAETMFGRKRHIPELKAANATQRGFGERTAMNHPMQGSAADIIKLAMTEVQRRIMERGFEAKLLLQVHDELDFSVPEGEIEELSAIVKDVMEHIVELRVPLDVDVSYAANWAEAH; translated from the coding sequence ATGCCGAAGAAGATCGCCGTCATCGACGGCAACTCGCTTATGCACCGCGCCTACCATGCGGTGCCCCAGACGATGAACGCTCCCGACGGGCGGCCCACCAACGCCGTGTTCGGCTTCGTGGCCATGCTGCTCAAGTTCATCGACATCGCGAATCCCGACGCGCTCATCTGCGCGTTCGATGCGGGTCGTCCGGCGTTTCGCATGGAGGCGCTCGAGCAGTACAAGGCGCAGCGCCCTCCCATGGACGACGACCTCAAGGTGCAGTTCCCCATCGTCGAGGAGCTGCTGGAGGCCATGAACGTGCCCGTGGTGCGCATCAAGGGCTGGGAGGGCGACGACGTGCTGGGCACCATCGCCGCGCGCGACGAGGAGCTGGGCTACGAGACGCTGCTCGTGACGGGCGATAAGGACGCCTACCAGCTGGCAACCGACAAGACGCGCATCGTCACCACGAAGAAGGGCATCACCGACGTGGCCATCTACGGCCCGGCCGAGGTGCTCGAGCGCTACGGCGTGCGTCCCGACCAGTTCATCGACTTCCTCGGCCTCAAGGGCGACTCGTCCGACAACATCCCCGGCGTGCCCGGCATCGGCGACAAGACCGCCGCGAAGCTGCTGCAGACCTACGGCAACCTCGAGGGCATCTACGAGCACGTGGACGATCTCAAGGGCAAGCAGAAAGAGAAGATCGTCGACAACAAGGACATGGCGTATCTGAGCCGCGAGGTGGCCACCATCGTGCGCGACCTCGACTTCCCGCTCGACCTCGAAGCGTGCTCGTTCCCGTCGTTCGATTCCGACAAGGTGACCGAGGCGTTCAAGAACGTGCAGTTCAACGCGCACCTCAGCCGCGTGCTCAAGCTCGTGGGCAAGGAGCTTGAGAAGAAGGCGGCCCCGCTCGTGGTGGAGCCGGTGGTCTCGGGGCCCGAGGCGCAGGCGCTCGTCGACGCGGCCATCGCGCGCGGCGAGACGGTGGGCGTGGCGTTCATCGAGCCCGAGCAGGTGTCGCTGTTCAACGCCGGCCTGCACGGCGCGGTGAACACGAGCGAAGGCACGGCGGTGTTCGAGGACGACGAGGGCCGCGAGGCGTTCGCGCGCATCGTGCGCGCCGGCTCGTTCGCCGCGCTCGACGTCAAGCGCGAGGTGCATCGCATCTATCCCGCCGATACGGCCGAGGCCGCGCTCGTGGAGGACGCCGAGCTCATGGGCATGCGCGCGTTCGACCTGGGGCTGGCCGGCTACGTGCTGAACTCGTCGGTGTCCGAGTACTCCTTCGACGCGCTGCTCGACGCCTACTACGGCGGCGTGCTGCCCGAGACGAAGGACGAGGCCGGCGCCGTGGCGGCCCAAGCCGCGGCGGCGCGCATGCTGGTGGGCCCGCTCACCGACGCGCTCGGGCGCGACGAGAGCAAGCGCGCCTACTTCGACATCGACCTGCCGCTCGTGGCGGTGCTCGCCATCGTCGAGCGCACGGGCGCCGCGGTGGATTGCGACCGCCTGGCCGAGCTGGGGGCCACGACGCAGGCCGAGCTCGACGAGCTGCGCGCGCGCATCATCGAGATCGCGGGGGAGGAGTTCAACCTCGACAGCCCCAAGCAGCTCGCGCACATCCTGTTCGAGGTGCTGGGCCTGCGCACGCTCAGGAAGAACCAGCGCGGCTACTCCACCGACGCCGCCGTGCTCAAGGAGCTGTCGAACGACCACGAGCTGCCGGCGCTCGTCCTGCGCTACCGCGAGCTGGCGAAGATCAAGTCCACCTACATCGACGCGCTGCCCCGCATGCGCGCCGACGACGGGCGCGTGCACACGAGCTTCAACGAGACGGTGACCACCACGGGGCGCCTGTCGTCGTCCGAGCCGAACCTGCAGAACATCCCCGTGCGCACCGAGTTCGGCCGCCAGATCCGCGAATGCTTCGTGCCGCTCGAGGAGGGCCACGCGTTCCTCTCGGCCGACTACTCGCAGATCGAGCTGCGCCTGCTCGCGCACCTGTCGAACGACGAGCACCTCGTGGCCGCGTTCTGCTCCGGCGCCGACTTCCACGCCGCCACGGCCAGCCGCGTGTTCGGCCTGCCGGTGGAAGAGGTGGGGCCCGGGCTGCGCAGCCGCGCGAAGGCCGTGAACTTCGGCATCGTGTACGGACAGCAGGCGTTCGGCCTGTCGCAGAGCCTCGGCATCCCGTTCAGCGAGGCCAAGGAGATGATCGAGCGCTACTTCGAGGCGTATCCCGGCGTGCGATCCTACCTCGACGACGCGGTCGCGCAGGCGAAGGAGCAGGGCTTCGCCGAGACGATGTTCGGCCGCAAGCGCCACATTCCCGAGCTCAAGGCCGCGAACGCCACGCAGCGCGGCTTCGGCGAGCGCACGGCCATGAACCACCCCATGCAGGGCAGCGCCGCCGACATCATCAAGCTGGCCATGACCGAGGTGCAGCGCCGCATCATGGAGCGCGGCTTCGAGGCGAAGCTGCTGCTGCAGGTGCACGACGAGCTGGACTTCAGCGTGCCGGAAGGCGAGATCGAGGAGCTGTCGGCCATCGTGAAGGACGTCATGGAGCACATCGTGGAGCTCCGCGTCCCCCTCGACGTCGACGTCTCCTACGCCGCCAACTGGGCGGAGGCGCACTAA
- the proB gene encoding glutamate 5-kinase, producing the protein MKPAGCAHVAPQTLGKRLVIKIGSSTLTTSESKIDYAYLAEVTDQIARVRAAGWRPVVVTSAAIACGLEQLGIEKRPHDMPSLQAAASVGQSALSTAYAEAFARHGIVTSTVLLTRRDTADRRAYLHARDTFDRLLELGVVPIVNENDTISVEQIRFGDNDTLAALVACLVEADLMVILSDIDGLYDANPHHHPDAKLIGRVEAIGPEIMAVAGEAGTTVGSGGMITKIKAARVLMVAGIPLVVCDGHRAEAIVDAAAGEDVGTLFVAAKKPHEITPKKLWIALGDAARGALVVDDGAKAALIERGSSLLSVGVRAVEGRFEANDIVDIKDATGHLFARGKVAFASDEAALAIGRTRAELQANRLLASLADKPLVHRDELVVFE; encoded by the coding sequence ATGAAGCCGGCCGGTTGCGCGCACGTCGCCCCGCAGACGCTGGGCAAGCGCCTCGTCATCAAAATCGGGTCGTCCACGCTCACCACGTCGGAGAGCAAGATCGACTACGCCTACCTCGCGGAGGTGACCGACCAGATCGCGCGCGTGCGCGCCGCGGGGTGGCGCCCCGTCGTCGTCACCTCGGCCGCCATCGCCTGCGGCCTCGAGCAGCTGGGCATCGAGAAGCGCCCGCACGACATGCCCAGCTTGCAGGCGGCCGCCTCGGTGGGGCAGAGCGCGCTCTCGACGGCGTACGCCGAGGCGTTCGCGCGCCACGGCATCGTGACGTCCACGGTGCTGCTGACGCGCCGCGACACGGCCGACCGTCGCGCGTACCTGCACGCGCGCGACACGTTCGACCGCCTGCTCGAGCTGGGCGTGGTGCCCATCGTGAACGAGAACGACACCATCTCGGTCGAGCAGATCCGCTTCGGCGACAACGACACGCTGGCGGCGCTCGTGGCGTGCCTCGTGGAGGCCGACCTCATGGTGATCCTGTCGGACATCGACGGGCTCTACGACGCCAACCCCCATCATCATCCGGATGCCAAGCTCATCGGCCGCGTCGAGGCCATCGGCCCCGAGATCATGGCTGTGGCGGGCGAGGCGGGCACCACGGTGGGCTCGGGCGGCATGATCACGAAGATCAAGGCCGCGCGCGTGCTCATGGTGGCGGGCATCCCGCTCGTGGTGTGCGACGGCCATCGCGCTGAGGCCATCGTGGACGCGGCAGCGGGCGAGGACGTGGGCACGCTGTTCGTGGCCGCGAAGAAGCCCCACGAGATCACGCCGAAGAAGCTGTGGATCGCGCTGGGCGACGCGGCGCGCGGCGCGCTCGTGGTGGACGACGGCGCGAAGGCCGCCCTCATCGAGCGCGGCAGCTCGCTTCTGTCGGTGGGCGTGCGCGCGGTGGAAGGGCGCTTCGAGGCGAACGACATCGTCGACATCAAGGATGCGACGGGGCATCTGTTCGCGCGCGGGAAGGTGGCCTTCGCCAGTGACGAGGCCGCGCTGGCGATCGGGCGCACGCGCGCGGAGCTGCAGGCGAACCGCCTGCTGGCAAGCTTGGCCGACAAACCGCTCGTCCATCGCGACGAGCTCGTGGTATTCGAGTAA
- the obgE gene encoding GTPase ObgE, with protein sequence MFIDKVRIHVKGGNGGAGCMSFRREAHVPKGGPDGGDGGHGGNVVVEADASLSSLIEYRFKHHFKADRGTHGKGSRMHGATGEDLVLKVPVGTVVHEYFEDDKEVGELIADLTHDGERVTVAEGGMGGRGNIHFVTPTRRAPAFAELGEPSQERWIELEMKLMADAALVGMPSAGKSSLIAKMSAARPKIADYPFTTLVPNLGVARSGDYSFVVADIPGLIEGAHEGRGLGHEFLRHIERTALIVHVVDLTGDYEGRDPLEDYDIINRELALYADDLAARPRIVVANKMDVPGVEEVADRLAERVRADSVAAAGGDEFAPSPVDPKLYRISALTGEGVDGLKAAIAAKVHELREALREQAQADVQYEHVWEHKREERDKKFKVVPLGGGVFRVEGPQVERMVVQTDWENEEAIAFLQHRLKRLGVEKALEKAGAVDGDEIRIVGRAFEFESARTAEDLFKELDL encoded by the coding sequence GTGTTCATCGACAAAGTACGCATCCATGTCAAAGGCGGCAACGGCGGAGCCGGCTGCATGTCGTTTCGCCGCGAGGCCCACGTGCCGAAGGGCGGTCCCGACGGCGGCGACGGCGGCCATGGCGGCAACGTCGTGGTCGAGGCCGACGCCAGCCTGTCGTCGCTCATCGAGTACCGCTTCAAGCACCATTTCAAGGCCGATCGCGGCACGCACGGCAAGGGCTCGCGCATGCACGGCGCCACCGGCGAGGACCTCGTGCTCAAGGTGCCGGTGGGCACCGTCGTCCACGAGTACTTCGAGGACGACAAAGAAGTGGGCGAGCTCATCGCCGATCTCACGCACGACGGCGAGCGCGTCACCGTGGCCGAGGGCGGCATGGGCGGCCGCGGCAACATCCACTTCGTGACACCGACCCGGCGCGCGCCCGCGTTCGCCGAGCTGGGCGAGCCGTCGCAGGAGCGCTGGATCGAGCTGGAGATGAAGCTCATGGCCGACGCGGCCCTCGTGGGCATGCCGTCGGCGGGCAAGTCGTCGCTCATCGCGAAGATGAGCGCCGCGCGCCCGAAGATCGCCGACTACCCGTTCACCACGCTCGTGCCGAACCTCGGCGTGGCGCGCTCGGGCGACTACAGCTTCGTCGTGGCCGACATCCCCGGCCTCATCGAAGGCGCGCACGAGGGGCGCGGCCTGGGCCACGAGTTCCTGCGCCATATCGAGCGCACCGCGCTCATCGTGCACGTGGTCGACCTGACGGGCGACTACGAGGGCCGCGACCCGCTCGAGGACTACGACATCATCAACCGCGAGCTGGCGCTGTACGCCGACGACCTGGCGGCGCGCCCGCGCATCGTGGTGGCGAACAAGATGGACGTGCCGGGCGTGGAAGAGGTGGCCGACCGGCTGGCGGAGCGCGTGCGCGCGGACTCCGTCGCGGCTGCGGGCGGCGACGAGTTCGCCCCGAGCCCCGTCGACCCGAAGCTCTACCGCATCAGCGCGCTCACGGGCGAGGGCGTCGACGGCCTCAAGGCCGCCATCGCCGCGAAGGTGCACGAGCTGCGCGAGGCGCTGCGCGAGCAGGCGCAGGCCGACGTGCAGTACGAGCACGTGTGGGAGCACAAGCGCGAGGAGCGCGACAAGAAGTTCAAGGTCGTGCCGCTCGGCGGCGGGGTGTTCCGCGTGGAGGGCCCGCAGGTGGAGCGCATGGTGGTGCAAACCGACTGGGAGAACGAGGAGGCCATCGCGTTTTTGCAGCACCGCCTCAAGCGCCTCGGCGTGGAGAAGGCGCTCGAGAAGGCGGGCGCGGTGGACGGCGACGAGATCCGCATCGTCGGGCGCGCGTTCGAGTTCGAGTCGGCCCGCACGGCCGAGGACCTGTTCAAGGAGCTCGATCTGTAA
- the rpmA gene encoding 50S ribosomal protein L27 has protein sequence MAHKKGLGSSRNGRDSHAQRLGVKMFGGQAVKTGNVIVRQRGTHIHPGENVGRGKDDTLFALCDGTLEFTKGAKHKVHVRPEA, from the coding sequence ATGGCTCACAAGAAAGGTCTCGGTTCCAGCCGTAACGGCCGCGACTCCCACGCACAGCGTCTCGGCGTGAAGATGTTCGGCGGTCAGGCGGTCAAGACGGGCAACGTCATCGTCCGCCAGCGCGGTACGCACATCCATCCGGGCGAGAACGTCGGCCGCGGCAAGGACGACACGCTGTTCGCTCTGTGCGACGGCACGCTCGAGTTCACGAAGGGCGCCAAGCACAAGGTGCACGTGCGTCCCGAGGCGTAG